In Mycolicibacterium mucogenicum DSM 44124, the following are encoded in one genomic region:
- a CDS encoding CGNR zinc finger domain-containing protein: protein MNFSHDTELTLRAACVLINSDRVDGDQLADLAALDGYLNDFGWTGRRDRDTAELAAVQALRERLGLLWAAADDEEAVVGQVNALLSDTRANPWLTRHPEMPEWHLHLAADQDPLAQRMGAEMAMALADLIRAGELRRLKTCAASDCTAVLIDMSRNRSRIFCDTGNCGNRQHVAAYRERRAREN from the coding sequence ATGAATTTCAGTCATGACACGGAGCTCACGCTGCGCGCGGCGTGTGTGTTGATCAACAGCGACCGGGTCGACGGTGACCAACTGGCCGATCTGGCGGCCCTCGACGGGTATCTGAACGACTTCGGCTGGACGGGCCGGCGCGACCGGGACACCGCGGAGCTGGCCGCGGTGCAGGCCCTGCGCGAACGGCTCGGGTTGCTGTGGGCCGCGGCGGACGACGAGGAGGCGGTGGTCGGCCAGGTCAACGCCCTGCTCAGTGACACCCGCGCCAACCCCTGGCTGACGCGACACCCCGAGATGCCGGAATGGCACCTGCACCTGGCGGCCGACCAAGACCCGCTCGCCCAGCGCATGGGCGCCGAGATGGCGATGGCCCTGGCCGACCTGATCCGCGCCGGTGAACTGCGCCGGCTCAAGACGTGTGCGGCGTCGGACTGCACCGCGGTGCTGATCGACATGTCGCGCAACCGATCCCGCATCTTCTGCGACACCGGGAACTGCGGGAACCGCCAGCACGTCGCGGCGTACCGCGAACGCCGCGCCCGCGAGAACTGA
- the glpK gene encoding glycerol kinase GlpK, whose translation MAEFVAAIDQGTTSTRAMIFDHSGREVGRHQLEHEQILPRAGWVEHNPVEIWERTGSVLQTALNKTRLSASDLVALGITNQRETTMVWNKHTGRPYYHAIVWQDTRTDRIASALERDGHGDVIRRKAGLPPATYFSGGKIQWILENVDGVREAAERGDAIFGTCDTWVLWNLTGGTRGGVHVTDVTNASRTMLMNLETLDWDDELLSFFGIPRQMLPTIASSSVSEPYGLTAADGPLGAPVPVTGILGDQQAAMVGQVCLSAGEAKNTYGTGNFLLLNTGEKIVRSEHGLLTTVCYRFGDAKPVYALEGSIAVTGSAVQWLRDQLGIIAGASDSETLARQVEDNGGVYFVPAFSGLFAPYWRSDARGAIVGLSRFNTNAHIARATLEAICYQSRDVVDAMAADSGVHLEVLKVDGGITANELCMQIQADVLGVEVVKPVVAETTALGAAYAAGLGVGFWSNPDELRANWQEHKRWAPSWDDGQRSAGYAGWQKAVGRTLDWVDVS comes from the coding sequence TTGGCCGAATTCGTGGCGGCCATCGACCAGGGCACCACCAGCACCCGGGCGATGATCTTCGATCACTCAGGTCGCGAGGTCGGACGCCACCAGCTCGAGCACGAGCAGATCCTGCCGCGGGCCGGGTGGGTCGAGCACAATCCCGTCGAGATCTGGGAGCGCACCGGCTCGGTGCTGCAGACCGCGCTGAACAAGACCCGGCTGTCGGCGTCCGATCTGGTCGCGCTCGGTATCACCAACCAGCGTGAGACGACCATGGTGTGGAACAAGCACACCGGCCGCCCGTACTACCACGCGATCGTGTGGCAGGACACCCGCACCGACCGCATCGCCTCGGCCCTGGAACGCGACGGCCACGGCGACGTCATCCGCCGCAAGGCCGGCCTGCCGCCGGCGACCTACTTCTCCGGCGGCAAGATCCAGTGGATCCTCGAGAACGTCGACGGCGTGCGGGAAGCCGCCGAACGCGGTGACGCGATCTTCGGCACGTGCGACACCTGGGTGCTGTGGAACCTGACCGGCGGCACGCGCGGCGGCGTGCACGTCACCGACGTCACCAACGCCAGCCGTACCATGCTGATGAACCTCGAGACCCTCGACTGGGACGACGAACTGTTGTCGTTCTTCGGGATTCCACGCCAGATGTTGCCGACCATCGCGTCGTCGTCGGTGTCGGAGCCCTACGGGCTGACGGCGGCCGACGGCCCGCTCGGTGCCCCGGTACCCGTCACCGGCATCCTCGGCGACCAGCAGGCCGCCATGGTCGGGCAGGTGTGTCTGTCGGCGGGCGAGGCCAAGAACACCTACGGCACAGGCAATTTCCTGCTGCTCAACACCGGCGAGAAGATCGTGCGCTCCGAGCACGGGCTGCTCACGACGGTGTGCTACCGGTTCGGTGACGCGAAACCCGTTTACGCCCTTGAGGGTTCGATCGCCGTCACCGGATCGGCCGTGCAGTGGCTGCGGGACCAGTTGGGCATCATCGCGGGGGCCTCCGACAGTGAGACCCTCGCCCGTCAGGTCGAGGACAACGGCGGCGTCTACTTCGTGCCGGCGTTCTCGGGACTCTTTGCGCCGTACTGGCGTTCGGACGCCCGCGGCGCGATCGTCGGCCTGTCGCGGTTCAACACCAACGCCCACATCGCCCGGGCCACACTCGAAGCCATCTGCTACCAGAGCCGCGACGTCGTCGACGCCATGGCCGCGGACTCCGGCGTCCACCTCGAGGTACTCAAGGTCGACGGCGGCATCACCGCCAACGAACTGTGCATGCAGATCCAGGCCGACGTGCTGGGCGTCGAAGTGGTGAAACCCGTTGTCGCCGAGACCACTGCGCTCGGCGCGGCCTACGCCGCCGGGCTGGGGGTCGGCTTCTGGTCGAACCCCGACGAGCTGCGCGCCAACTGGCAGGAGCACAAGCGCTGGGCGCCGTCGTGGGACGACGGCCAGCGCTCCGCCGGGTACGCCGGCTGGCAGAAGGCCGTCGGCCGCACCCTCGACTGGGTCGACGTCTCCTAG
- a CDS encoding EamA family transporter, producing the protein MIFAVASAFTFGMAGGLGKSLIEAGWSPTAAVVARLTGGALIMAVVATILRRGWVREALSHKGTVIAYGAIPIAGAQLCYFNAVTYLPVGVALLLEYAAPLLVVGWVWATTRRRPSTLTLAGVAIAIAGITLVLGLVGPGSHTAAQISLAGIAWGMGAAVCAACYFVMSDKASADGTGLHSVTLATGGLIVGAAAVALLGVSGVMPLTFTSHTTTLAGLSTSWLVPVIALAIVPTALAYTFGIMGIARLQPRFASLVGLSEVMFAVLAAWALLGEAITGIQLLGGAVVLAGLALARQGDRGEATWHDDWPDSPEGLPAGQTIGRS; encoded by the coding sequence ATGATCTTCGCCGTCGCATCCGCCTTCACCTTCGGGATGGCGGGCGGCCTGGGCAAGTCCCTGATCGAAGCGGGCTGGAGCCCCACCGCCGCGGTGGTCGCCCGACTGACCGGCGGCGCGCTCATCATGGCCGTCGTCGCGACCATCCTGCGCCGGGGCTGGGTACGCGAAGCCCTGAGCCACAAAGGGACGGTCATCGCCTACGGCGCCATCCCGATCGCGGGCGCCCAGCTGTGCTACTTCAACGCCGTCACGTACCTGCCGGTCGGCGTGGCGCTACTGCTCGAGTACGCCGCGCCCCTGCTGGTCGTCGGCTGGGTGTGGGCCACGACCCGGCGCCGGCCCAGCACCCTCACGCTCGCCGGCGTCGCGATCGCCATCGCCGGCATCACGCTGGTGCTCGGCCTGGTCGGGCCTGGCAGCCACACCGCAGCCCAGATCAGCCTGGCCGGCATCGCGTGGGGCATGGGCGCCGCGGTCTGCGCCGCCTGCTACTTCGTCATGTCGGACAAGGCCAGCGCGGACGGCACCGGCCTGCACTCCGTCACCCTGGCCACCGGCGGCCTGATCGTTGGCGCCGCGGCGGTGGCACTGCTGGGTGTGTCGGGCGTCATGCCGCTCACCTTCACCAGCCACACCACCACGCTGGCCGGCCTGTCGACGTCCTGGCTGGTCCCCGTCATCGCCCTGGCCATCGTGCCGACCGCGCTGGCCTACACCTTCGGCATCATGGGCATCGCCCGCCTGCAGCCCCGGTTCGCCTCACTGGTCGGCCTGTCCGAGGTGATGTTCGCCGTCCTGGCGGCCTGGGCACTGCTGGGTGAGGCCATCACCGGCATCCAATTGCTGGGTGGCGCGGTGGTGCTGGCCGGCCTGGCGCTTGCCCGCCAGGGCGACCGCGGCGAAGCGACCTGGCATGACGATTGGCCCGACAGTCCGGAGGGTTTGCCAGCAGGTCAAACAATTGGCCGTAGCTGA
- the eccB gene encoding type VII secretion protein EccB yields the protein MARGQGAQLEASGRRFQTRRLIHALVRGDAVMVDEPVRAQSISYAAGWLAGLLAVAVCAVIAIASPAGRLGDAPIVMVRDTGALYVRIGSTWHPALNLASARLVAKSAANPVAVDAEAIAGAPRGPFVGIPGAPAQLGQPLEAASWQVCDSGPTVLIAGTDTIGPDGARPILATAAGEHLAATYLLYGGKRAAVDLRDLAVVRALRLDGVTPRPVSRSFLDLLPELPAITAPPIPGLGRTGPGGFVVGQVLRVNRADAPEHHVVLGGGLQRVGDVAADVIRFTHGVADGDLRTVPPAAIAGIPAVHDLAVSTFPDQASPPLPSEAPVCARWRADGDRADTVVVQGKPDAAAVALAQEDGDGPNIDAVALPPGRYAYVHATGVTGGSVTGPLYLVTDSGVRYGIHDAETAKYLGVEGAPLPAPWPLLARLPGGPELSVAAAEVLRDGLSP from the coding sequence ATGGCTCGGGGGCAGGGCGCGCAACTGGAGGCCAGCGGCCGGCGCTTTCAGACGCGGCGGCTGATCCACGCACTGGTGCGTGGCGACGCGGTGATGGTCGACGAACCGGTTCGCGCGCAATCGATTTCGTATGCGGCGGGCTGGCTCGCCGGACTGCTGGCGGTGGCGGTGTGCGCGGTGATCGCGATCGCCTCACCGGCGGGCCGGCTGGGGGACGCGCCGATCGTCATGGTCCGGGACACCGGCGCGCTGTACGTCCGGATCGGGTCGACGTGGCATCCCGCGCTGAATCTCGCGTCGGCCCGGCTCGTCGCCAAGTCCGCAGCCAACCCGGTAGCGGTCGACGCCGAGGCGATCGCGGGCGCGCCGCGCGGCCCGTTCGTCGGGATCCCAGGTGCGCCAGCACAATTGGGCCAGCCGCTCGAGGCGGCGTCGTGGCAGGTGTGTGACAGCGGACCGACGGTACTGATCGCCGGTACGGACACGATCGGACCTGACGGTGCGCGGCCCATCTTGGCGACGGCGGCGGGTGAGCACCTGGCCGCCACGTATCTGCTGTACGGCGGCAAGCGCGCCGCGGTGGACCTGCGTGACCTCGCGGTGGTCCGGGCATTGCGACTCGACGGCGTCACGCCCCGGCCGGTGTCGCGATCGTTTCTCGACCTGTTGCCCGAGCTGCCCGCGATCACGGCGCCGCCGATCCCGGGGCTCGGCAGGACGGGGCCGGGCGGTTTCGTGGTCGGGCAGGTGCTGCGAGTGAACCGCGCCGACGCTCCCGAACATCACGTGGTCCTCGGCGGCGGTCTGCAACGCGTCGGCGACGTGGCGGCCGATGTCATCCGGTTCACCCATGGAGTGGCCGACGGTGACCTTCGCACCGTGCCGCCGGCGGCCATCGCCGGCATTCCCGCTGTCCATGACCTTGCGGTGTCGACGTTTCCGGACCAGGCGAGCCCGCCACTGCCGAGCGAGGCCCCGGTCTGCGCACGGTGGCGGGCCGACGGCGATCGTGCGGATACCGTTGTCGTGCAAGGGAAACCGGATGCGGCCGCGGTGGCGCTGGCGCAGGAGGACGGCGACGGTCCGAACATCGATGCCGTGGCATTACCGCCGGGCCGGTATGCGTACGTGCACGCCACCGGGGTGACCGGTGGATCGGTGACCGGACCGCTGTACCTGGTGACGGACAGTGGCGTGCGGTACGGCATCCACGATGCCGAGACGGCGAAGTATCTCGGGGTGGAGGGTGCGCCGCTGCCCGCACCGTGGCCGCTGCTGGCCCGGTTGCCGGGCGGGCCCGAATTGAGTGTGGCGGCGGCCGAGGTGCTGCGCGACGGCCTGTCGCCGTAG
- a CDS encoding cutinase family protein, which translates to MARVTLLSMSVRVAAIAATVISGTALLPSAPAQADPCPNIEVIFARGTHDDPGMGRVGSVLVDALQPLVGNRTVTGYAVEYPASYDFLTAQDGATDAQNRIALMAQQCPSTKIVLGGYSQGAAVVDMLAGVPPLGDRVGDVGSAPPLPADLASRVAAAAVFGNPSAKFSHPLDSMGLFSNRSVDLCLWGDPICSRGRNPFAHSRYESSEYIGQAAQFIASRV; encoded by the coding sequence ATGGCCCGCGTGACCTTGCTCAGCATGTCGGTCCGAGTGGCCGCAATCGCCGCCACCGTCATCTCCGGAACCGCGCTGCTGCCGTCGGCACCCGCCCAGGCGGACCCCTGCCCGAACATCGAGGTGATCTTCGCCCGCGGCACGCACGACGACCCCGGCATGGGCCGCGTCGGCTCGGTCCTGGTCGACGCGCTGCAGCCCCTGGTCGGCAACCGCACCGTCACCGGCTACGCCGTCGAGTACCCGGCGTCCTACGACTTCCTCACCGCGCAGGACGGCGCGACGGACGCGCAGAACCGCATCGCCTTGATGGCGCAGCAGTGCCCCAGCACCAAGATCGTGCTCGGTGGGTACTCGCAGGGCGCCGCGGTGGTAGACATGCTGGCCGGCGTTCCGCCGCTCGGCGACCGGGTCGGCGATGTCGGCTCGGCACCGCCGCTGCCCGCCGACCTCGCGAGCCGCGTCGCGGCGGCCGCCGTATTCGGTAACCCCTCAGCCAAATTCAGTCATCCGCTGGACTCCATGGGCCTGTTCTCGAACCGCTCGGTCGATCTGTGCCTGTGGGGCGACCCGATCTGCTCGCGCGGCCGAAACCCGTTCGCGCACTCGCGCTATGAGTCGTCCGAGTACATCGGGCAGGCCGCGCAGTTCATCGCATCCCGCGTCTGA